The proteins below are encoded in one region of Myxococcales bacterium:
- a CDS encoding cold shock domain-containing protein — translation MPVGKVKWFNDAKGFGFIKLEEGPDVFVHYSQIDGEGFRTLEEGETVEFELVEGPKGLLAERVTKPPEAMA, via the coding sequence ATGCCAGTTGGCAAAGTAAAATGGTTTAACGATGCAAAGGGCTTTGGTTTTATCAAACTCGAAGAGGGACCAGATGTGTTTGTGCATTACAGCCAAATCGATGGCGAAGGTTTTCGAACGCTTGAAGAGGGTGAAACGGTAGAGTTCGAGCTCGTGGAGGGTCCCAAAGGTCTGCTTGCAGAACGCGTGACCAAGCCACCCGAGGCGATGGCCTAG
- the pdxH gene encoding pyridoxamine 5'-phosphate oxidase — translation MDDPISRFQERFDEAKLKESGDATAAALATADRAARPSVRIVLLKDFSEKGFVFYTNFGSSKASDLAQNPQAALCFFWPTLAEQVRIEGTVSRVSEAEADAYFKSRPHESQVGAWASKQSRSLDSRTTLESRFDDFKKQFKKGEVPRPEFWGGYCLSPKRIEFWNAGDYRLHDRDHYIKDGDCWKHELLFP, via the coding sequence ATGGATGACCCCATTTCTCGTTTTCAGGAACGTTTCGATGAAGCTAAACTCAAAGAGAGCGGGGATGCGACGGCTGCTGCTTTGGCGACAGCGGATCGAGCGGCGCGTCCAAGCGTGCGGATTGTGCTGCTCAAAGATTTTTCGGAAAAAGGTTTCGTTTTTTACACCAATTTCGGGAGCAGCAAAGCCAGTGATTTAGCGCAAAACCCACAGGCAGCCCTCTGTTTCTTTTGGCCGACGCTTGCCGAACAAGTACGCATTGAAGGGACAGTGAGTCGGGTTTCCGAGGCCGAAGCCGATGCGTATTTCAAAAGTCGCCCGCACGAAAGCCAAGTGGGAGCGTGGGCTTCAAAACAGAGTCGTTCTTTGGACAGTCGAACTACGCTCGAATCACGCTTTGATGACTTTAAAAAGCAGTTCAAAAAAGGAGAGGTTCCTCGTCCGGAGTTTTGGGGCGGGTATTGTCTGAGCCCCAAACGCATCGAGTTTTGGAATGCGGGTGACTATCGCTTGCATGATCGCGATCACTACATCAAAGACGGTGATTGTTGGAAACATGAACTGCTCTTTCCATAA
- a CDS encoding patatin-like phospholipase family protein, translating to MNWAKNVRGVWVEPSPEEVIEQLAIIPRLKRTGKIALCLAGGGSEGLLYELGVLRAFERFLPERPIIDFDLFCGISAGAIIGGLLANGIGPDEILEGMSGKESRVSPISRREIYDINLPEFRKRLLHLAKGMWARSLAEDPISSLGEMVPSGIFKGEGLSRWLEKQFNRPGMSNHFDGLRKPLFIGATDQDSSKAVVFGEENFKHVPLHKAIRASAALAPFYAPEEIGGRYYIDGAFTRTTNMRVAVNHGATLVILVDPLVPLLSRNAGYVFDRGGLFGTLQGLKAIVNGRFDKTVYALREMFPDVHFHLFRPEGEEMRLMAGSPMKVFLRKELADVAYASTTEKIRSAFPKLRRDFAEHGVLFRDPEEIPETRTSVSL from the coding sequence TTGAATTGGGCAAAGAATGTTCGCGGTGTATGGGTCGAGCCTAGCCCTGAGGAAGTAATCGAGCAACTCGCTATCATTCCTCGATTAAAGCGAACAGGAAAAATCGCGCTTTGCCTTGCGGGCGGCGGTAGCGAAGGTCTTTTATACGAGCTTGGTGTTCTAAGAGCATTTGAGCGTTTTTTGCCAGAGCGACCCATCATCGATTTTGACTTGTTTTGCGGAATCAGTGCAGGAGCGATCATTGGTGGACTGCTCGCAAACGGCATTGGTCCGGATGAGATCCTTGAAGGCATGTCTGGCAAAGAATCGCGCGTATCGCCCATTAGCCGTCGTGAAATCTACGACATTAATCTTCCCGAGTTTCGCAAACGCTTGCTTCATCTTGCAAAAGGCATGTGGGCACGCTCTCTTGCAGAAGATCCGATTTCGTCTTTGGGAGAAATGGTGCCATCAGGTATCTTCAAAGGTGAAGGTCTCAGCCGTTGGCTTGAAAAGCAGTTCAACAGACCGGGGATGAGTAACCATTTTGACGGTTTACGCAAACCGCTTTTCATTGGGGCGACAGACCAAGATTCTTCAAAAGCCGTCGTTTTTGGAGAAGAAAATTTTAAACACGTTCCGCTTCACAAGGCCATACGAGCATCTGCTGCGCTTGCCCCTTTTTACGCACCGGAGGAAATAGGTGGACGTTACTATATAGACGGGGCCTTTACGCGTACGACCAATATGCGTGTTGCTGTAAACCACGGAGCAACTTTGGTGATCTTAGTCGATCCTTTGGTTCCATTGCTTTCGCGCAACGCTGGCTACGTTTTTGATCGCGGCGGTCTTTTTGGAACACTTCAAGGACTTAAGGCGATTGTAAACGGCCGCTTTGATAAGACCGTGTACGCTTTGCGGGAGATGTTTCCGGATGTGCATTTCCACCTTTTTCGTCCAGAAGGGGAAGAAATGCGTTTGATGGCCGGCTCTCCGATGAAAGTTTTCTTGCGTAAGGAACTCGCTGACGTTGCCTATGCGAGCACCACAGAAAAAATACGCAGCGCCTTTCCGAAGCTTCGTCGAGACTTTGCTGAACATGGTGTGCTGTTCCGTGATCCGGAAGAAATCCCCGAGACGCGCACCAGTGTTTCGCTCTAG
- a CDS encoding HAD hydrolase family protein: MKRRSRIRLIAFDIDGVLTTSQTFWLGEELGWSQFYSVRDGEAFLRLRAGGYILVPISANKTLSAKKRMEQFAFDCTWLGVSDKLTAINEATAKYQVSFEETCYVADGLGDVEALKQVGLGIAPCDAHPVCKTAAKHVLKAKGGSYVIEELELYLINKHA; the protein is encoded by the coding sequence ATGAAACGACGTAGCCGCATTAGACTGATTGCTTTTGACATTGATGGCGTACTCACTACCAGCCAGACTTTTTGGCTTGGTGAAGAGCTCGGCTGGAGTCAGTTTTACAGTGTACGAGACGGCGAAGCCTTCTTACGTTTGCGAGCCGGCGGATACATCTTGGTTCCCATCTCAGCAAACAAAACGCTAAGCGCTAAAAAACGCATGGAGCAGTTTGCGTTTGATTGCACATGGCTTGGCGTATCCGACAAGCTTACAGCAATAAACGAGGCTACTGCCAAATACCAAGTCTCCTTTGAAGAGACTTGCTACGTAGCCGACGGCCTTGGCGATGTTGAGGCTTTAAAGCAGGTCGGCTTAGGGATTGCCCCTTGTGATGCGCATCCTGTTTGCAAAACGGCAGCCAAGCACGTTCTGAAAGCAAAAGGAGGCTCATACGTTATTGAGGAACTCGAGCTCTATCTCATCAATAAACACGCATGA
- the mtnP gene encoding S-methyl-5'-thioadenosine phosphorylase encodes MGSTLTLGVIGGSGLYAMPGLEDLQTKQVETTFGSPSDAIVCGKFGKTRLLFLPRHGVGHRIPPHKINYRANILALKALGAQAIVSLSAVGSLREEIQPGDFVVIDQFIDRTTSRPRTFFDEDVVCHVEFADPIDATLHNALTDGCKALGLRHHEAGSYVCIEGPQFSTRAESHLFRSWGASVVGMTNLPEARLAREAELPYATVALATDYDCWKEHEASVSVKSVLEILKQNAENAQRLLQTISQTLPDRADFEGKYSIRHSILSDLSKLGQASRTRLAPLIEKYC; translated from the coding sequence ATGGGATCTACACTAACACTTGGGGTGATTGGCGGAAGCGGTCTTTACGCGATGCCCGGCCTTGAAGACCTGCAAACCAAACAGGTCGAAACCACGTTTGGCAGTCCATCCGATGCCATCGTCTGCGGGAAGTTTGGCAAAACCCGCTTGCTATTTCTGCCACGTCACGGAGTGGGTCACCGCATCCCACCGCATAAGATAAACTACCGTGCAAACATTCTGGCCCTAAAGGCCCTTGGTGCACAGGCCATCGTTAGCTTGTCTGCGGTGGGCTCTCTTAGAGAAGAAATTCAGCCAGGCGATTTCGTTGTCATCGATCAGTTTATCGATCGCACAACCTCGCGTCCCCGAACCTTCTTCGATGAGGATGTGGTTTGTCATGTGGAGTTCGCCGATCCTATTGATGCAACATTGCACAACGCCTTGACGGATGGCTGCAAAGCCTTAGGACTTCGGCATCACGAGGCCGGAAGCTACGTCTGTATTGAGGGGCCTCAGTTCTCCACTCGCGCAGAATCACACCTGTTTCGCTCTTGGGGAGCAAGCGTGGTGGGAATGACCAATCTACCAGAGGCTCGGCTTGCACGCGAAGCCGAACTGCCTTATGCCACTGTAGCGCTGGCGACAGACTACGATTGTTGGAAAGAACATGAAGCGTCTGTTTCCGTGAAAAGTGTGCTTGAAATTCTAAAACAAAATGCTGAAAACGCGCAACGTTTGCTCCAAACCATTAGCCAAACACTGCCAGATCGTGCCGATTTTGAAGGAAAATATTCCATTCGACATTCAATCTTAAGCGATTTATCGAAACTTGGTCAGGCAAGTCGGACGCGTCTTGCGCCACTTATTGAGAAATATTGTTAA
- a CDS encoding UPF0182 family protein, whose amino-acid sequence MTSLIPKRPRFMGFIVLGIVFLAFITLPTLARIYTEFLWFKSLGQGAVFTTLLTTKVWLGFAIALLTFAFVFVNSRLAIKLSHGLYPVVLRDPNGVVQINAGKIATKFVWPVSLLATLFLGFWGASLWNVWLRSNHSVSFGQRDPLFGRDVAFYMFDLPLLEMLTSLGLTLLVPTVGLCVLLYFARGALVNAPNGPRVEKHARIHLSILLALLFLMLACKTYLQTTYLLFSESGPVSGASYTDVFAKLPALQIKAAIAVVAALLVLGNLWRQRFLWVGIAFALYVSVEILGVRVYPNLVHKFTVVPNEYEKEAPFIRHNIEATRQAFALDKVKERDLTADVTLTIDDINRNQATIENIRLWDHAPLLDTFAQIQEIRTYYDFTSVDNDRYVIDGKLRQTMLSPRELASESLPNRTWINERFTFTHGYGLTLGPVNRATPEGLPELFIKDIPPQSSIKGLNVSNPAIYYGELTSDYVFVDTRNREFHHPSGDKNVYAKYKGKGGVSLSSFLTRLALSIQFGSIKLLLSEDIQETSRVLLHRNIQERIRNIAPFLLFDQDPYMVIRDNGQLVWLIDAYTIANRYPYAQSVRAGINYMRNSVKVVVDAYDGSVDFYVADTVDPVLKVWQQIFPTLFKSLQSMPKDIKKHLRYPLDIFEYQTEMMSIYHMKSAELLYNREDQWEIPAITNGENRTMLEPYYTVMKLPQEKNPEFILMLPFTPKRKDNLAAWMVARNDGEHLGELVVYSFPKDRLIFGPQQIANRINQDAEISRQISLWDQRGSQAILGTLLVIPIEEALIYVQPLYLRSEGGRIPELKRVVVAYENRIAMAQTLEAAIADLFGGETATSKTVSSKEEDITLLQNTQAQEFNAATEEKLLNQQALNHYRQAIQAQKEGDWSRYGEELKALGNVLERMQ is encoded by the coding sequence ATGACTTCGTTGATACCCAAACGCCCACGATTTATGGGTTTTATTGTCCTAGGCATCGTTTTCTTAGCCTTTATTACCCTACCCACGCTGGCACGGATCTACACGGAGTTCCTCTGGTTTAAGTCGCTTGGCCAAGGCGCGGTTTTCACCACGCTCCTCACTACAAAAGTCTGGCTGGGTTTTGCCATCGCGCTACTAACCTTTGCCTTTGTATTTGTTAACTCTCGACTTGCGATCAAGCTCTCTCACGGACTTTATCCTGTCGTATTGCGCGATCCCAACGGTGTCGTTCAGATAAATGCTGGGAAGATTGCTACCAAATTCGTCTGGCCGGTCTCCCTACTTGCTACGCTTTTCCTTGGATTTTGGGGAGCGAGTCTTTGGAATGTTTGGCTTCGGAGCAATCACAGCGTTTCCTTCGGCCAGCGCGATCCTCTATTCGGCCGCGATGTCGCTTTTTACATGTTCGATTTACCGTTGCTTGAAATGCTAACTTCGCTTGGCCTTACCCTGCTCGTTCCAACCGTGGGGCTTTGCGTGCTTCTCTATTTTGCCCGAGGTGCTTTAGTCAACGCTCCGAACGGCCCACGTGTTGAAAAACATGCACGCATTCATCTGAGTATTTTGCTCGCGCTCCTTTTCTTGATGCTTGCCTGCAAAACATATTTGCAGACTACGTATTTGTTGTTCTCCGAGTCTGGACCCGTCAGTGGAGCAAGCTATACCGACGTATTCGCAAAGCTACCTGCTCTACAGATAAAGGCCGCTATCGCCGTAGTCGCTGCCTTGCTCGTATTGGGCAATCTATGGCGCCAACGCTTTTTATGGGTGGGGATAGCTTTTGCTCTGTACGTGAGCGTCGAAATCTTAGGCGTTCGTGTGTATCCTAACTTGGTCCATAAGTTTACGGTCGTTCCAAACGAATACGAAAAAGAAGCGCCTTTTATTCGTCATAATATTGAAGCCACACGACAAGCCTTTGCTCTGGATAAAGTCAAAGAGCGCGATTTGACTGCAGATGTGACTTTGACCATCGATGATATCAATCGAAACCAAGCTACCATTGAAAACATTCGACTGTGGGATCATGCACCTTTGCTGGACACCTTCGCGCAAATCCAAGAAATTCGTACCTACTACGACTTCACCTCAGTGGATAACGATCGTTATGTCATTGATGGCAAGTTAAGACAGACCATGCTCTCACCACGTGAGCTTGCTTCTGAAAGCTTGCCAAACCGCACATGGATCAATGAACGTTTTACATTCACCCATGGATACGGATTAACACTCGGCCCGGTCAACCGTGCAACACCCGAAGGCCTCCCCGAACTTTTTATTAAAGACATTCCCCCTCAGTCTTCAATAAAAGGACTCAATGTCAGCAATCCCGCTATCTATTACGGAGAGCTGACGAGCGATTACGTGTTTGTCGACACACGTAACCGTGAATTCCATCACCCATCGGGTGATAAAAACGTTTACGCTAAATACAAGGGCAAAGGCGGAGTCTCGCTCTCATCCTTTTTAACACGACTGGCTCTTTCCATTCAGTTTGGTTCGATAAAGCTTCTGCTTTCTGAAGACATTCAAGAAACAAGCCGGGTTTTACTACACCGCAACATTCAAGAACGCATTCGAAACATCGCGCCATTTTTACTTTTCGATCAAGACCCCTACATGGTGATTCGAGATAACGGACAGCTTGTGTGGTTGATTGACGCTTATACTATCGCCAACCGATATCCCTACGCGCAGTCTGTCCGCGCCGGGATCAACTACATGCGTAACTCTGTTAAGGTCGTAGTCGATGCCTACGACGGCTCCGTTGATTTCTACGTGGCGGACACTGTCGATCCAGTTTTAAAGGTTTGGCAGCAAATCTTCCCGACTTTGTTTAAATCTCTGCAAAGCATGCCAAAGGATATCAAAAAACATCTGCGTTATCCGTTAGATATTTTCGAATACCAAACAGAAATGATGAGTATCTATCACATGAAAAGCGCTGAGCTTTTGTACAACAGGGAAGATCAGTGGGAGATACCAGCCATCACAAACGGTGAAAACCGAACCATGCTTGAGCCCTACTATACCGTGATGAAACTTCCTCAGGAGAAGAATCCTGAATTCATTCTCATGCTGCCCTTTACCCCCAAGCGCAAAGATAACTTGGCCGCTTGGATGGTAGCGCGAAACGATGGCGAGCATCTCGGCGAGCTTGTGGTCTACAGTTTCCCCAAAGACCGTCTGATCTTTGGACCTCAACAGATTGCCAATCGCATCAATCAAGATGCTGAAATATCACGACAAATTTCGTTGTGGGATCAGCGTGGCTCCCAAGCCATCTTAGGCACCTTACTCGTCATACCGATCGAAGAAGCACTTATCTATGTGCAACCCTTGTATTTGCGCTCCGAAGGCGGACGCATTCCGGAGCTCAAACGCGTGGTGGTTGCCTATGAAAACCGCATTGCCATGGCCCAAACACTTGAAGCCGCCATTGCTGATCTCTTTGGAGGCGAAACTGCAACGAGCAAAACGGTATCCTCCAAGGAAGAAGACATAACGCTTCTTCAAAACACGCAAGCCCAAGAGTTCAACGCGGCTACTGAGGAAAAGCTGCTAAATCAGCAGGCGCTAAATCACTATCGGCAAGCCATCCAGGCACAAAAAGAAGGTGACTGGTCACGCTACGGTGAAGAGCTCAAGGCCTTAGGCAATGTGCTCGAACGCATGCAATAG
- a CDS encoding DUF2203 domain-containing protein, translated as MLPRVETHMRRVLQLHVFLRQSADLLMDKEVPVSPELLSGEEVFEGPHHIHSKLTQAQALYATVRSELEQVHALGAQVKDIEKGLVDFYSYKDGVEEVLLCWRIGESRIKHYHGSSKGFAGRQPVQGHVFVGIRNNWTNATYNRYFGSFFLKNRQNCLFFSIIIATIVILAK; from the coding sequence ATGCTTCCAAGGGTTGAAACACACATGCGACGGGTGCTTCAGCTCCATGTGTTTTTGCGCCAATCGGCAGATTTGCTCATGGATAAAGAAGTGCCCGTTAGCCCCGAACTCTTATCGGGCGAAGAGGTATTTGAAGGCCCGCACCACATCCACAGCAAGCTGACGCAAGCGCAGGCGCTGTATGCCACCGTGCGTAGTGAGCTTGAGCAAGTGCATGCTCTGGGCGCTCAAGTCAAAGACATCGAAAAAGGGCTTGTTGATTTTTATTCGTATAAAGACGGGGTTGAGGAAGTCTTACTTTGTTGGCGAATCGGTGAGAGCCGTATCAAGCACTACCATGGTAGCAGCAAAGGTTTCGCAGGGCGTCAGCCCGTACAAGGCCACGTGTTTGTCGGAATCCGCAACAACTGGACCAACGCGACCTATAACAGGTATTTTGGCAGTTTTTTTCTAAAAAACAGACAAAACTGTCTGTTTTTTAGCATAATTATTGCCACAATTGTCATTTTAGCAAAATAG
- a CDS encoding sugar kinase, whose translation MSRVLVVGSVAFDTLHLPSGSHEKIPGGAALYAAMAGSFFCPMRVVAVTGNDFPQTMLETMTKRDIDVSGIEKADGLTFHWEGRYAQNLNSRDTIRTDLNVFANFEPTLPSNYLDSEYVLLANIDPVLQLQVLNQVTKPKLVVADTMNFWIEGSLPALKRTLERVDVLVINEEEARQLSSCYNLLEAARIMKAMGPKIVIIKRGEYGALLFDHDNVFFAPAFPLEKELDPTGAGDTFAGAFLAFIASCGEVNTRILRQAVIYGSTVASFGVEGVGSKRLEQISRDDIDSRYEDFARLVAFPSSNGNQC comes from the coding sequence ATGTCTCGCGTACTAGTTGTTGGATCCGTAGCTTTTGACACTTTGCACTTACCAAGCGGTAGTCACGAAAAAATACCCGGCGGAGCTGCACTGTACGCAGCAATGGCAGGCTCGTTTTTTTGTCCGATGCGTGTGGTAGCCGTTACCGGAAACGATTTTCCACAAACAATGCTTGAAACCATGACGAAACGTGACATCGATGTTTCTGGCATTGAAAAAGCCGATGGACTGACATTTCATTGGGAAGGTCGATACGCGCAAAACCTTAACTCACGTGACACGATTCGCACCGATCTTAACGTCTTTGCCAATTTTGAGCCCACGCTTCCATCCAATTACTTGGATTCTGAATATGTTTTGCTGGCCAACATTGACCCTGTTTTGCAGCTGCAAGTCTTAAATCAAGTAACCAAGCCCAAACTTGTGGTCGCAGACACGATGAACTTCTGGATTGAAGGATCCCTGCCTGCCCTAAAACGCACATTAGAGCGTGTGGATGTCCTTGTCATCAACGAAGAAGAAGCACGGCAGCTTTCAAGCTGCTACAACCTGCTCGAAGCCGCACGCATTATGAAGGCGATGGGACCTAAAATCGTGATCATTAAACGCGGTGAATACGGCGCACTGCTGTTCGACCACGACAACGTGTTTTTTGCTCCTGCCTTTCCGTTGGAAAAGGAGTTGGATCCGACTGGCGCTGGCGATACCTTTGCAGGAGCATTCCTCGCTTTCATCGCCTCCTGCGGTGAAGTCAACACTCGCATACTGCGCCAAGCTGTAATTTACGGCTCAACTGTGGCTTCTTTTGGGGTCGAGGGCGTAGGCAGCAAACGACTTGAACAAATTAGTCGAGACGACATAGATTCACGTTACGAAGACTTTGCACGTTTGGTGGCATTTCCATCATCCAATGGAAATCAATGTTAA
- a CDS encoding anhydro-N-acetylmuramic acid kinase → MRRCIKQGSSRELCQLNFDLGYSFANCVNSFLQTRSLPSIEIDAIGSHGQTVAHRAPEQERHGSTLQIASISVIAELTGITTLGHFRERDMVRGGQGAPLVPLLDWYLCKDQVAFPVALHNLGSISNLSVLSDRIEDTVAFDTGPANQMIDYFASLIEGEHDGIDRDGTLSAQGVVDQALLLSWMKHPFLAEKPPKSASFDDFSPEFMTKLSSQQSSKLGPLDLLRTAVEFCAQSIAEAYRKHVLAAFPTLKRVYFSGGGVHNQTLMQSIAKALPELEVLTLAEHDKRLTDCKEALAFALLADASLSAELTTICKSTGASQSVVSGEIAIATPCDRS, encoded by the coding sequence TTGCGTCGCTGCATCAAACAAGGATCAAGCCGTGAACTATGCCAACTGAACTTCGACCTTGGCTACAGCTTCGCCAATTGCGTGAACAGTTTTTTACAAACGCGCTCGCTCCCTTCTATTGAAATCGATGCCATTGGCAGTCACGGACAAACAGTAGCCCATCGCGCTCCGGAACAAGAACGCCATGGCTCGACCTTGCAAATCGCTTCCATTTCAGTCATCGCCGAACTCACCGGGATTACAACGCTTGGTCACTTTCGAGAGCGGGACATGGTGCGCGGCGGTCAGGGCGCGCCGCTTGTTCCTTTGCTCGACTGGTATCTTTGCAAAGACCAGGTAGCTTTTCCCGTAGCGCTGCACAACTTGGGAAGCATTTCCAACCTGAGTGTGCTTAGCGATCGCATCGAAGATACGGTGGCCTTTGATACGGGTCCGGCTAATCAAATGATCGACTATTTTGCCTCGCTGATTGAAGGGGAACATGACGGTATTGACAGAGATGGCACTCTTTCCGCGCAGGGTGTGGTGGATCAAGCGCTGCTCCTCAGTTGGATGAAGCATCCATTTTTGGCAGAAAAACCTCCAAAAAGCGCCAGTTTTGACGATTTCTCGCCTGAATTCATGACAAAACTGTCTTCTCAGCAAAGTAGCAAGCTAGGCCCATTGGACCTTCTACGCACCGCCGTCGAGTTTTGTGCCCAAAGCATTGCCGAGGCATACCGCAAGCATGTACTTGCCGCCTTTCCGACACTCAAGCGAGTGTATTTCAGCGGCGGTGGGGTGCACAATCAGACTTTGATGCAAAGCATCGCAAAAGCATTGCCAGAACTTGAAGTACTTACTCTTGCCGAACACGACAAGCGGCTCACCGACTGCAAAGAAGCGCTAGCGTTTGCCTTGCTTGCCGATGCGAGCCTTAGCGCGGAGCTCACCACGATTTGCAAAAGCACAGGGGCTAGTCAAAGCGTGGTGAGCGGCGAGATCGCAATCGCAACACCATGCGACAGATCCTAA
- a CDS encoding PDZ domain-containing protein, translating into MPVTRTLLGCLFVAVLQCASLSCAHEDWRGGIQAKLLYSQQKGLRVAEVPPNSAAARGGLQVQDQILSIDAQSVEGWPLVQVLDKLRGSVGSTIRLGIRRDSKRLTLEVERAPYK; encoded by the coding sequence ATGCCAGTAACTAGAACGCTTTTGGGGTGTTTGTTTGTTGCAGTCTTGCAGTGTGCTTCGCTGAGCTGCGCCCATGAAGATTGGAGGGGTGGTATTCAAGCCAAACTACTCTACTCCCAACAAAAAGGGCTTCGGGTTGCCGAAGTGCCCCCAAACAGCGCTGCGGCCCGCGGAGGACTGCAAGTGCAGGATCAAATTCTGAGCATCGATGCGCAAAGCGTTGAAGGTTGGCCCCTGGTGCAAGTGCTTGATAAACTGCGAGGATCGGTCGGTTCAACCATCCGTTTGGGCATCCGTCGCGATTCCAAACGCTTGACCTTGGAAGTCGAACGTGCTCCCTATAAGTAA